Proteins encoded in a region of the Vicia villosa cultivar HV-30 ecotype Madison, WI linkage group LG5, Vvil1.0, whole genome shotgun sequence genome:
- the LOC131604718 gene encoding uncharacterized protein LOC131604718, which produces MSGRLGDDTQQDANGICREMASGDFLISSSSWYSALCGHELDVHNIIYLMYLSDTTRIREYNWGVVVLAYNYYRLGEGCMWKAWIPQHIPDIIGWGEVPTYTEFMLRASAFSPLRGNQVSDPYRRGLDRMAVEDVRYDCYADHRETVPFDEITLYSRWLAASSTIIVRYLLECVMRQFGYTQTIPHDPTVSALIAMTRRKLDEFFPNWEHHMVPEEAQAVLITDSKKSSWIKKKGKERRRSFRSEIATAEAVTIRITDRSSKNHRQEQQELQLDVINTSSDQPAPAAASNLHGHIRRRFHTQTLQPLPSESPVLHVTTTANHRPISRLFVKTTSIFDTAVS; this is translated from the exons ATGTCAGGTCGGCTAGGTGACGATACACAACAAGATGCTAATGGTATTTGCAGAGAGATGGCATCCGGAGACTTCCTTATTTCATCTTCCTCATG GTACTCAGCTCTTTGTGGACATGAGCTCGACGTACACAACATCATCTACCTCATGTACTTATCGGATACAACACGTATACGAGAGTACAACTGGGGAGTGGTTGTACTGGCGTACAACTACTACAGACTCGGAGAGGGATGCATGTGGAAG GCTTGGATACCACAACACATCCCAGACATTATTGGTTGGGGAGAGGTGCCTACCTACACTGAGTTCATGCTGCGTGCTAGTGCATTCAGCCCCCTCAGAGGGAACCAGGTGTCGGATCCTTACAGGCGCGGACTTGATCGCATGGCTGTCGAGGACGTCAGATATGATTGTTATGCTGATCACCGTGAGACGGTTCCATTTGATGAGATAACACTATACTCTAGATGGTTGGCCGCCAGCTCGACCATTATTGTGCGTTATCTTTTGGAGTGTGTCATGCGTCAGTTTGGCTACACACAAACGATACCTCACGACCCTACTGTCTCCGCTCTTATCGCCATGACCCGTCGGAAGTTAGATGAGTTCTTTCCAAACtgggagcatcacatggttcctGAGGAGGCTCaggct GTTCTAATAACAGATTCAAAGAAAAGTTCTTGGattaaaaaaaagggaaaagagaGGAGAAGAAGCTTTAGATCTGAAATTGCAACCGCTGAAGCTGTTACCATCCGAATCACCGACAGGAGCAGCAAGAATCACCGACAGGAGCAGCAAGAGTTACAGCTAGACGTGATTAACACCTCCTCCGACCAGCCGGCGCCGGCTGCCGCATCGAACTTACACGGCCACATCCGCCGTCGATTTCACACACAGACGCTGCAGCCCCTTCCCTCCGAATCGCCGGTCCTCCACGTGACCACCACCGCGAATCACCGGCCGATATCGCGTCTATTCGTCAAGACCACAAGCATCTTTGACACCGCCGTTTCTTGA
- the LOC131606664 gene encoding DNA repair protein RAD5A-like, with translation MLRRTKDTKDKEGRPILVLPPTDIQLIECEQSESGRDFYDALFLRSKQQCFMVCGCSNLYEMQYISCFKHQPLCLRHLD, from the exons ATGTTAAGAAGAACCAAGGACACAAAGGATAAAGAAGGAAG GCCTATACTTGTCCTGCCTCCAACTGATATTCAATTGATTGAGTGTGAACAGTCAGAATCTGGACGGGACTTCTACGATGCTCTCTTCCTGAGATCTAAA CAACAATGTTTTATGGTTTGTGGATGTTCAAATCTGTATGAGATGCAATATATATCATGTTTCAAGCATCAACCCTTATGTTTAAGGCATTTAGATTAA